One genomic segment of Flavobacteriaceae bacterium includes these proteins:
- a CDS encoding helix-turn-helix domain-containing protein gives MVNNKSFIKRIKTILDYYQLTASMFADKIGVQRSSISHMLSGRNKPSLDVILKITSEFPEVDMYWLLYGKGVFPRKVEEESVSSSLTLPLSDNEHPISKAKTLGTKKITKIVAFYEDGTFEEFIK, from the coding sequence ATTGTGAACAACAAATCTTTTATAAAAAGAATTAAAACGATTCTTGATTATTACCAATTAACAGCATCTATGTTTGCAGATAAGATAGGTGTACAACGTTCTAGCATTTCACATATGCTGTCGGGAAGAAATAAGCCCAGTTTGGATGTTATTCTTAAAATAACTTCTGAATTTCCTGAAGTGGATATGTATTGGCTATTATATGGTAAAGGGGTTTTTCCTAGAAAAGTAGAAGAAGAATCAGTATCCTCTTCTCTTACACTACCTCTATCTGATAATGAACATCCAATATCAAAAGCAAAAACTTTAGGAACTAAAAAGATTACAAAAATTGTTGCCTTTTATGAAGATGGAACCTTTGAAGAGTTTATTAAGTAA